The following are encoded together in the Thalassolituus oleivorans MIL-1 genome:
- a CDS encoding MarR family winged helix-turn-helix transcriptional regulator encodes MDKRLFFLLNMAQKKLFKHIDSMCEQELDASVTQLAALMYIAKVAGCGQKDVAQALELNKSAITGLVTRMEKNGLVQRVSSDDDARAVKLWPTPEGIDKIERLKPLVDELNNEFQREFSAEEIATVLRFFNFILNSF; translated from the coding sequence GTGGATAAGCGTTTATTCTTTTTGCTCAATATGGCGCAAAAAAAGCTCTTTAAGCATATTGATAGTATGTGCGAGCAAGAGCTTGATGCATCAGTAACACAGTTAGCTGCGTTGATGTATATCGCCAAAGTAGCGGGTTGTGGACAAAAGGATGTTGCTCAAGCGCTGGAGCTTAATAAATCTGCCATCACGGGTTTGGTGACTCGAATGGAAAAAAATGGATTAGTGCAACGTGTCAGTTCAGATGATGATGCGCGTGCGGTTAAGCTTTGGCCTACACCTGAAGGCATCGATAAAATCGAGCGATTAAAGCCATTAGTCGACGAGTTGAATAATGAATTTCAGCGAGAATTTAGCGCTGAAGAAATAGCCACCGTATTACGTTTTTTCAATTTCATCCTTAATAGCTTTTAA